A genome region from Rhodopseudomonas boonkerdii includes the following:
- the ggt gene encoding gamma-glutamyltransferase yields the protein MRDFMAVARSVAVAEHGMAATSHPLATLAAVEMLKSGGNAIDAALAAVAVQCVADPAMTGIGGDCFALYSPKGGAPIALNGSGRTPAKIDSEKYANSGARDIPETCVETVTVPGAIDAWCTLSKDHGSKPLAEVFAAAINAAENGFIITPRVAADWTKWRRKLEAHADCAAQYLPGGHAPAVGDKRVQPALAATLRRVAREGRNGFYQGQVADDIITTLRAVGGAHEADDFDAQRSDYVTPISTNYQGYDVVECPPNGQGLAALMILRMLAGFDIKSLSEADRIHVLAEATKAAYRTRDAYFCDPAIAPTDVERFLSDKFIGDLRAKIDMKKASPEEEWDSVIHKDTVYLTVVDRDLNAVSLINSLFGPFGSGIYAKKSGVLLHHRGWSFRAKPGHVNSLGPRKRPMHTIIPGMLMKDGRAVMPFGVMGGHYQATGHAQFISNVLDLKMDIQEAAEAPRSFATNNVLQLEKTISEAVRNDLVARGHTLQMMDTGIGGAQAIRIDYQRGVLLGASDHRKDGMALGF from the coding sequence ATGCGTGACTTCATGGCCGTTGCCCGTTCCGTCGCCGTTGCCGAGCACGGGATGGCCGCAACCTCGCACCCGCTGGCGACGTTGGCCGCGGTGGAGATGCTGAAGTCAGGCGGCAATGCCATCGACGCGGCGCTGGCGGCGGTGGCCGTGCAATGCGTGGCCGATCCGGCCATGACCGGTATCGGTGGCGACTGTTTCGCGCTCTATTCGCCCAAGGGGGGCGCCCCGATCGCGCTGAACGGTTCCGGCCGCACCCCGGCGAAGATCGATTCCGAGAAATATGCCAATAGCGGCGCACGGGACATTCCGGAAACCTGCGTCGAGACCGTCACCGTACCCGGCGCGATCGATGCATGGTGCACGCTGAGCAAGGATCATGGCTCAAAGCCGCTGGCGGAGGTTTTTGCCGCGGCGATCAACGCTGCCGAGAACGGTTTTATCATCACGCCGCGCGTGGCTGCCGACTGGACTAAATGGCGCCGCAAGCTGGAAGCGCATGCTGACTGTGCCGCGCAATATCTGCCGGGCGGCCATGCGCCGGCCGTCGGCGACAAGCGCGTGCAGCCAGCGCTTGCTGCCACACTGCGCCGTGTCGCCCGCGAAGGGCGCAACGGTTTCTATCAGGGACAGGTGGCCGACGACATCATCACCACGTTGCGCGCCGTCGGCGGCGCCCATGAGGCCGACGATTTCGACGCACAGCGCTCGGACTACGTGACGCCGATCTCGACCAATTATCAGGGCTATGATGTCGTCGAGTGCCCGCCCAACGGTCAGGGGTTGGCGGCGCTGATGATCCTGCGCATGCTGGCGGGCTTCGACATCAAGAGCTTGAGCGAGGCCGACCGCATCCATGTACTCGCCGAGGCGACCAAGGCGGCCTATCGCACCCGCGATGCCTATTTCTGCGATCCGGCGATTGCGCCGACCGATGTGGAACGCTTCCTGTCGGACAAGTTCATCGGTGACCTCCGCGCCAAGATCGACATGAAGAAGGCATCCCCGGAAGAGGAATGGGATTCCGTGATCCACAAGGACACGGTGTATCTCACCGTGGTCGACCGCGATCTCAATGCGGTGTCGCTGATCAATTCGCTGTTCGGCCCGTTCGGCAGCGGCATCTATGCCAAGAAGTCCGGCGTGCTGCTGCATCATCGCGGCTGGAGTTTCCGCGCCAAGCCCGGTCACGTGAATTCGCTCGGCCCGCGCAAGCGGCCGATGCATACGATCATCCCGGGCATGCTGATGAAGGATGGGCGCGCGGTGATGCCGTTCGGTGTGATGGGCGGGCATTATCAGGCCACCGGCCATGCCCAGTTCATCTCCAATGTGCTCGACCTGAAGATGGACATTCAGGAGGCAGCCGAGGCGCCGCGCTCATTCGCAACCAACAATGTGCTGCAGCTCGAAAAGACCATCTCCGAGGCCGTGCGCAACGATCTCGTGGCGCGCGGCCATACACTGCAGATGATGGATACCGGCATCGGCGGCGCCCAGGCGATCCGGATCGATTATCAGCGCGGCGTTCTTCTTGGCGCATCGGACCACCGCAAGGACGGTATGGCGCTCGGCTTCTGA
- a CDS encoding FecR family protein: MTETKDDNDLLDRAIDWVALLRSGRATVGDAERLQRWRALSPAHEAAFRQAARIYRDLGVMGTELERRKVRPFVARRVVTRRALIGGALAASVAGYMVVKPPLELWPSLAEMSADYRTAKGEQLDVALTDNVSLKLNTQTSVAVRGSGINPRIELISGEAAISSRRLVSEPLVVIAADGQIASSAGEVNVRCIDGVVLAVCIQGSITVSHGGRSVELTSGQQIAYSASEPLGKPVPVADPDMLAAWRDKLLVFKDEPLAAVVSEINRYRPGKIVVTSTELGRRLVNGTFHIDKLDDFVAQVRQLYAVKVRALPGGLVLLS, from the coding sequence GTGACTGAGACGAAGGACGATAACGATTTGCTCGATCGGGCAATCGACTGGGTTGCATTGTTGCGCTCGGGGCGAGCGACCGTTGGTGATGCCGAGCGGTTGCAGCGCTGGCGTGCGCTGAGTCCTGCGCATGAGGCGGCATTCCGGCAGGCTGCGCGCATTTATCGCGATCTTGGCGTTATGGGGACAGAGCTCGAGCGCCGGAAGGTTCGGCCGTTCGTGGCCCGGCGCGTCGTCACGCGGCGCGCATTGATCGGCGGTGCGCTGGCTGCTTCCGTTGCGGGCTATATGGTGGTGAAGCCGCCGCTGGAGCTGTGGCCCTCGCTGGCGGAAATGTCAGCGGACTATCGCACGGCGAAAGGCGAACAGCTTGATGTCGCGCTGACGGATAATGTGTCGCTCAAACTCAATACGCAAACGAGCGTGGCGGTTCGTGGTAGCGGTATCAATCCCCGCATCGAGTTGATTTCCGGAGAAGCTGCAATCAGTTCACGGCGTCTCGTGTCAGAGCCGCTGGTGGTGATTGCTGCGGATGGCCAGATCGCGTCATCGGCGGGGGAAGTGAATGTCCGCTGTATTGATGGTGTCGTGCTCGCCGTCTGTATTCAGGGTTCGATCACTGTGAGTCATGGCGGACGCAGCGTCGAGCTGACCAGCGGCCAGCAGATTGCATATTCAGCGTCGGAGCCGCTCGGTAAGCCTGTCCCCGTCGCCGATCCCGATATGCTCGCGGCGTGGCGGGATAAGTTGTTGGTTTTCAAGGACGAGCCACTTGCAGCGGTGGTCAGCGAAATCAATCGCTATCGTCCCGGCAAGATCGTTGTGACCAGTACTGAGCTGGGGCGACGCTTGGTCAATGGCACCTTCCATATCGATAAGCTTGACGATTTCGTCGCTCAGGTTCGTCAGCTCTACGCGGTGAAAGTGCGGGCGTTGCCCGGCGGCCTCGTTCTGCTCAGCTGA
- a CDS encoding ABC transporter substrate-binding protein, producing MGSVTASWAQSPGVTDKEITLGTILPFSGPASSYATSGMAGIAYFDKVNAEGGINGRTIKVISYDDGYSPPKTVEQARKLVESDEVLMLFSTFGTPTNVAIMKYMNIKKVPQLFVGTGGTIFGDHKKNPWTMGFRTSYQTEGQIYAKYLLKTKSDAKIAVLYQNDDFGKDHLTGLRVGLGEAGKKMIVAETGYEVSMPTVDSQVMNLKASGADVLVLFSSNKFSAQALRKSAEIGWKPLTFIAGASSSVAAVMKNAGFENVQGVISGAFQKDPDDPQWARDEGVARWRAFMEKYYPKGDQHDLNVVSGYNSAQVIEQILKGLGKDVTRARVMEAASSLKDVKLDMLLPGITVNTAITDHYPVEQLQLVKFEGERWKLFGDIIDGGKIEIAD from the coding sequence ATGGGCAGCGTGACGGCAAGTTGGGCGCAATCGCCGGGTGTCACCGACAAGGAGATCACGCTCGGCACGATCCTGCCGTTCAGCGGGCCGGCGTCGTCCTATGCGACCAGCGGCATGGCCGGCATCGCCTATTTCGACAAGGTCAATGCCGAAGGCGGGATCAATGGCCGGACCATCAAGGTGATCTCCTATGACGATGGCTATTCGCCGCCGAAGACGGTGGAGCAGGCGCGCAAGCTCGTGGAAAGCGACGAGGTGCTGATGCTGTTCTCCACCTTTGGCACGCCGACCAACGTCGCCATCATGAAATACATGAACATCAAGAAGGTGCCGCAGCTTTTTGTCGGGACCGGTGGCACGATCTTCGGCGACCACAAGAAGAATCCATGGACCATGGGTTTTCGCACCAGCTACCAGACCGAAGGGCAGATCTATGCGAAGTATCTGCTGAAGACGAAGTCCGACGCGAAGATCGCGGTGCTTTATCAGAATGACGATTTCGGCAAGGATCATCTCACCGGCCTGCGCGTGGGCCTCGGCGAGGCCGGCAAGAAGATGATCGTGGCAGAGACCGGCTATGAGGTCAGCATGCCGACGGTGGATTCGCAGGTGATGAATCTCAAGGCGTCGGGTGCCGATGTGCTGGTGCTGTTCTCGTCCAACAAGTTCAGCGCCCAGGCGCTGCGCAAGAGCGCCGAAATCGGCTGGAAGCCGCTAACTTTCATCGCGGGCGCCTCGTCATCGGTGGCGGCGGTGATGAAGAATGCCGGCTTCGAGAATGTGCAGGGTGTGATTTCCGGCGCGTTTCAGAAGGACCCGGATGATCCGCAATGGGCCAGGGACGAAGGCGTCGCGCGCTGGCGGGCCTTCATGGAGAAATACTATCCCAAGGGCGACCAGCACGATCTGAATGTTGTGAGCGGCTATAATTCGGCGCAGGTGATCGAGCAGATCCTGAAAGGGCTCGGGAAGGACGTCACCCGCGCGCGCGTGATGGAGGCCGCGAGCAGCCTGAAGGACGTCAAGCTCGATATGCTGTTGCCGGGCATCACCGTCAACACGGCCATAACCGATCACTATCCCGTCGAGCAGCTGCAACTCGTCAAATTCGAGGGCGAACGCTGGAAGCTGTTCGGGGATATCATCGACGGCGGCAAGATCGAGATCGCCGACTGA
- a CDS encoding NAD(P)-dependent oxidoreductase, whose product MHAAAFAEIAGTVRTEERHASLADEPLDILLFDDAHAAPEITERIARADLILTSVPPGKSGDPVLAQFGEQIAGNQARVIYLSTVGIYTDHAGAWIDETAAVVHDDTRRGLRVRAETAWQNTCGDRLRILRLAGIYGPGRNALVNLANGSAHRIVKQGQVFNRIHVDDIVRAIAAAAEHPHAGIWNVCDDEPAPPQDIVTYAAGLMQIPPPPEQAFETADLSPMARSFYASNNRISNTRLKNELGIGLRNPNYRSGLDALWNAGEGRTPP is encoded by the coding sequence ATGCATGCCGCTGCTTTTGCCGAGATCGCCGGCACAGTACGCACCGAAGAGCGCCACGCATCTCTCGCAGATGAGCCGCTCGATATACTTCTATTCGACGATGCGCATGCCGCCCCAGAAATCACGGAGCGTATCGCGCGCGCCGATCTGATTTTGACTTCGGTCCCACCCGGAAAAAGCGGTGATCCCGTGCTGGCGCAATTCGGAGAGCAGATCGCGGGGAACCAAGCGCGCGTGATCTATCTCTCGACCGTCGGCATCTACACCGATCATGCCGGTGCGTGGATCGACGAAACCGCGGCCGTTGTTCATGACGACACCCGTCGCGGCCTGCGCGTTCGCGCGGAGACGGCGTGGCAAAACACGTGCGGGGATCGCCTTCGCATTCTTCGCCTTGCCGGCATCTATGGCCCCGGTCGTAACGCGCTTGTCAATCTCGCCAACGGCAGCGCGCATCGGATCGTTAAACAGGGGCAAGTATTCAACCGCATTCATGTCGACGACATCGTGCGGGCGATCGCAGCCGCTGCCGAACATCCGCATGCCGGCATCTGGAATGTCTGCGACGACGAACCAGCGCCGCCGCAGGATATCGTCACTTACGCGGCCGGCCTCATGCAGATTCCGCCGCCTCCCGAACAGGCCTTCGAGACCGCCGATCTCAGCCCGATGGCCCGCAGCTTCTACGCATCGAACAACCGTATTTCCAATACACGGCTGAAGAACGAACTGGGTATCGGCCTGCGGAACCCGAACTACCGCAGCGGACTCGATGCACTATGGAACGCGGGTGAAGGCCGGACGCCGCCCTGA
- a CDS encoding energy transducer TonB family protein — MDPDFDLYTDSTSGTWRWFVGSAVLVPVLVVAGVYWLHQVPVGPAARQGHSTIQVELIATPSPAMEVRQASVQPNPPIVDFQTEAKISEQSVAPVEQEIAPPQPLMRPQPAAAPAQRPAGGGQRQAISAGAASRFQQQLQTHIERYQRDPGASGKVLVLFAMRRDGTLVRLDVKTSSGRALLDQEAMETIRRAQPLPRIPAEMPDLITVLLPVAFDAR, encoded by the coding sequence TTGGATCCTGATTTCGATCTCTATACGGACTCCACATCCGGCACGTGGCGCTGGTTCGTCGGCAGTGCGGTGCTCGTGCCTGTGCTGGTGGTGGCGGGCGTCTACTGGCTGCATCAGGTGCCGGTCGGTCCGGCCGCTCGGCAAGGGCACTCGACGATACAGGTCGAGCTGATTGCAACGCCGTCCCCTGCAATGGAGGTCAGGCAGGCGTCGGTGCAACCAAATCCGCCGATTGTCGATTTCCAGACGGAAGCCAAGATCTCGGAGCAGAGTGTCGCGCCGGTTGAGCAGGAGATTGCTCCGCCGCAACCGCTGATGCGACCGCAACCGGCTGCTGCCCCGGCCCAGAGACCGGCAGGGGGCGGACAACGGCAGGCGATTTCTGCAGGAGCGGCATCGCGCTTTCAGCAGCAGTTACAAACGCATATCGAACGCTACCAACGCGATCCCGGCGCGAGTGGGAAGGTGCTCGTGCTGTTTGCTATGCGTCGGGATGGCACGCTGGTCCGCCTCGACGTGAAAACGAGTTCAGGACGGGCGCTGCTCGATCAGGAAGCGATGGAAACGATTCGGCGCGCGCAACCGCTACCGCGTATTCCGGCCGAGATGCCCGATCTCATTACGGTGTTGCTGCCTGTTGCATTTGATGCACGCTGA
- a CDS encoding AMP-binding protein, giving the protein MSVHESPTNFALTTRALLRHGRGIAFKTKTVEWTGAATLEFVARAQRLLAASGVTPTSTVALLTSNRAETWCFGIAAQGLGAKVTSLHALGSAEAHRFQIEDSEAVVLVLDSSHYLARGAELQAGLPDLKILTLGPAPYGTDALAAIEAGGTSSITDLSQPHMIASLNYTGGTTGRAKGVLRSSGAMAAMAASVLSEFELPSIPRYLAVAPISHVSGTNVVPTLLRGGTVHLLDRFDPEVLLATIAKERINFTLMVPTMIYGVLDHPDIDKHDLSSLELLLYGASAMSPNRLREGIERLGPVFSQLYGQTECYPIATLPKRDHDLRRPELFEACGFPTAICQVRLLDDDNNDVEPGQPGEICARGPLVMSEYWKQPEQTAQALSGGWLHTGDIARADEEGRLYIVDRKKDMIVSGGFNVYPREIEDALSAHPAVGMTAVIGVPDEKWGESVFALVVRRRDSNASEEELIALVKERKGSLHAPKQIAFVDALPQTPLGKIDKKAIRASYWSDQKRQVG; this is encoded by the coding sequence ATGAGCGTACATGAATCTCCCACCAATTTCGCGCTGACGACGCGGGCCTTGCTGCGCCACGGTCGCGGCATTGCCTTCAAGACCAAGACCGTGGAATGGACCGGCGCCGCAACGCTGGAATTTGTAGCGCGTGCACAGAGGCTGCTCGCGGCGAGCGGCGTGACGCCGACCTCGACGGTCGCGCTGCTCACCTCGAACCGCGCAGAGACCTGGTGCTTTGGCATCGCCGCGCAGGGGCTCGGGGCGAAGGTCACGTCGCTTCATGCGCTGGGTTCGGCCGAGGCGCATCGCTTTCAGATCGAGGATTCCGAAGCCGTCGTGCTGGTGCTTGATAGCTCACACTATCTCGCACGTGGCGCCGAATTGCAGGCCGGGCTGCCGGATCTGAAAATCCTCACGCTCGGACCTGCGCCTTACGGCACCGATGCACTCGCAGCCATCGAAGCGGGCGGCACGTCCTCCATCACCGATCTCTCGCAGCCGCATATGATCGCATCTCTGAACTATACCGGCGGGACCACCGGCCGCGCCAAGGGCGTGCTGCGCTCGTCCGGCGCCATGGCGGCGATGGCGGCCAGCGTGCTCAGCGAATTCGAATTGCCGAGCATTCCGCGTTATCTCGCGGTGGCGCCGATCAGCCATGTGTCCGGCACCAACGTGGTGCCAACTCTGCTGCGCGGCGGCACCGTGCATCTGCTTGACAGGTTCGATCCCGAAGTCCTGCTCGCCACCATCGCGAAGGAGCGGATCAACTTCACGCTGATGGTGCCGACCATGATCTATGGCGTGCTGGATCATCCCGACATCGACAAGCATGACTTGTCGTCGCTCGAACTTCTGCTTTACGGCGCCTCGGCGATGTCGCCGAACCGGCTGCGCGAAGGCATCGAGCGGCTAGGGCCCGTGTTCTCGCAGCTTTATGGCCAGACCGAATGCTATCCGATCGCCACGCTGCCGAAGCGCGACCATGACTTGAGGCGGCCTGAACTGTTCGAGGCCTGCGGTTTTCCGACGGCGATCTGTCAGGTGCGCCTGCTCGACGACGACAACAATGATGTCGAACCCGGCCAACCCGGCGAGATCTGCGCGCGCGGGCCGCTGGTGATGTCGGAATACTGGAAGCAGCCGGAGCAGACCGCGCAGGCGCTGAGCGGCGGCTGGCTGCATACCGGCGACATCGCCCGTGCCGACGAGGAAGGCCGGCTCTATATCGTCGATCGCAAGAAGGACATGATTGTCTCCGGCGGCTTCAACGTCTATCCGCGCGAGATCGAGGATGCGCTGTCGGCGCATCCGGCAGTGGGCATGACGGCTGTCATCGGCGTGCCCGATGAGAAGTGGGGCGAGAGCGTGTTCGCGCTGGTGGTGCGGCGACGGGACAGCAATGCGTCGGAAGAGGAACTGATCGCGCTGGTGAAGGAGCGCAAGGGCAGCCTCCACGCGCCCAAGCAGATCGCCTTCGTCGATGCCCTCCCGCAGACGCCGCTTGGAAAAATCGACAAGAAGGCGATCCGCGCCAGCTATTGGTCGGATCAGAAACGCCAGGTCGGCTGA
- a CDS encoding RNA polymerase sigma factor has product MTRKLGSSELAGDALQETFLRVERMSNAPAVQSPKDYLFRIALNVATDRRRVEQRHLSLDAVDALLDIPDDTPDAAAVMEGRQDIEALDRALAELPARARQVFMAAVVKKQPDHEIAAQLGVSVRTVEIDLRNALKHCAQRLDRTLIRRTGGPRPR; this is encoded by the coding sequence TTGACGCGAAAGCTCGGCTCCTCGGAGCTAGCGGGCGATGCCCTGCAGGAAACTTTTCTGCGCGTCGAACGGATGTCGAATGCTCCGGCGGTCCAGAGCCCGAAAGATTATCTGTTTCGCATCGCGCTCAATGTTGCCACCGACCGTCGCCGAGTCGAACAGCGTCATCTTAGCCTCGATGCTGTCGACGCATTGCTCGACATTCCGGATGATACGCCAGACGCTGCCGCAGTCATGGAGGGGCGTCAGGATATCGAAGCCCTCGATCGTGCGCTGGCGGAATTGCCGGCGCGTGCGCGCCAGGTGTTCATGGCTGCAGTTGTGAAGAAGCAGCCGGACCACGAAATCGCCGCGCAATTGGGCGTGAGTGTCAGAACGGTTGAAATCGATCTGCGCAATGCGTTGAAGCATTGTGCGCAGCGGCTTGACCGCACTTTGATCAGACGGACCGGGGGGCCCCGCCCGCGCTAA
- a CDS encoding STN domain-containing protein — translation MIAAILAGGAIVSAIAANDDPHQHASINFKIPSQPLAAALQTYSKVTGVQLLYESDAAGKRLSVPVEGEYTRDAALRMLIADTDLVIRYTRSNSITLVPASADPDAPPEAVFGGQVDLTLDTLVVRRQRPSSDPSQLRAYSGIIQSDIQHALRKDAKTRNGAYSAGIKLWIDNPRTVRKTELFRSSGDQERDETIARVLEGMQVSQAPPANTPQPVTVMITVR, via the coding sequence GTGATCGCTGCCATCCTTGCAGGCGGTGCTATAGTGTCGGCGATCGCGGCGAATGACGATCCACATCAGCATGCATCGATCAATTTCAAGATTCCGAGCCAGCCGCTGGCGGCCGCACTGCAGACCTATAGCAAGGTCACTGGCGTGCAATTGCTCTATGAGAGCGATGCTGCCGGGAAGCGTCTCTCGGTACCGGTCGAAGGCGAGTATACGCGCGATGCCGCCTTGCGCATGCTGATTGCGGATACGGATCTGGTGATCCGCTATACGCGTTCCAACTCCATTACGTTGGTGCCGGCGTCTGCCGATCCCGACGCCCCGCCGGAAGCCGTATTCGGCGGGCAGGTCGATCTCACCCTCGACACCCTGGTGGTGCGCAGGCAACGACCAAGCAGCGATCCGTCGCAGTTGCGTGCTTATAGTGGCATTATCCAGTCCGACATCCAGCACGCGCTGCGTAAGGACGCGAAGACACGCAACGGCGCTTACAGTGCGGGCATCAAGCTGTGGATCGATAACCCGCGCACCGTGCGCAAGACCGAATTGTTCCGGTCGTCCGGCGATCAGGAACGCGACGAGACCATCGCGCGTGTGCTCGAGGGCATGCAGGTGAGCCAGGCGCCGCCAGCCAATACGCCTCAGCCCGTCACGGTCATGATCACGGTACGCTAG